Proteins encoded within one genomic window of Drosophila willistoni isolate 14030-0811.24 chromosome XL unlocalized genomic scaffold, UCI_dwil_1.1 Seg141, whole genome shotgun sequence:
- the LOC6648420 gene encoding ubiquitin-conjugating enzyme E2 H, which yields MSSPSAGKRRMDNDVIKLIESKHEVTILGGLNEFHVKFFGPTGTPYEGGVWKVRVYLPDNYPFKSPSIGFVNKIYHPNIDESSGTVCLDVINQAWTALYDLSNIFESFLPQLLTYPNPVDPLNRDAAALYLHEPEEYHRKVADYVQRYATEDALRAAQQERESSDSESSMSDYSEDEARDMEL from the coding sequence ATGTCATCGCCTAGTGCTGGCAAGCGACGCATGGATAATGACGTCATCAAGCTAATTGAATCGAAACACGAGGTCACCATACTTGGTGGCCTTAACGAGTTCCATGtgaaattctttggcccaactgGCACACCATACGAGGGCGGCGTATGGAAGGTGCGCGTCTATTTGCCCGATAATTATCCATTTAAATCGCCAAGCATCGGTTTTGTTAACAAAATCTATCATCCAAATATTGACGAATCATCGGGCACTGTGTGCCTCGATGTGATCAATCAGGCATGGACTGCTTTATATGATCTATCCAATATATTTGAGTCATTCTTGCCCCAATTGCTCACATATCCGAATCCCGTTGATCCATTAAATCGGGATGCAGCCGCCTTGTACCTGCACGAGCCGGAGGAATATCACCGCAAGGTGGCCGACTATGTGCAACGTTATGCCACCGAAGATGCGCTGCGGGCGGCGCAACAGGAGCGCGAGAGCAGTGATAGCGAGTCCAGCATGTCGGACTATAGCGAGGATGAGGCCAGAGATATGGAGTTATAA
- the LOC6648422 gene encoding cytochrome P450 4g1, with translation MTLETVQQAATAAGAASSGVLGLGPILTTLVGVVVAATLYEYWHRNSREYRMVSNIPSPPGLPLLGQAHLAAGLSNAEIMSVGMGYLNKYGETVKAWLGHVLLVFLTNPNDIELILSGHQHLTKAEEYRYFKPWFGDGLLISNGHHWRHHRKMIAPTFHQSILKSFVPTFVDHSKNVVARMDTEAGKSFDVHDYMSQTTVDILLSTAMGVKKLPEGNKSFEYAQAVVDMCDIIHKRQIKLLYRLDSIYKFTKLREKGDKMMNIILGMTSKVVKDRKENFQADTRAIIEEELTKPAATSPSAKKEGLRDDLDDIDENDVGAKRRLALLDAMVEMAKNPDIEWNEKDIIDEVNTIMFEGHDTTSAGSSFALCMMGIHKHIQERVFAEQKAIFGDNMQRDCTFADAMEMKYLERVILETLRLYPPVPLIARRLDHDLKLASGPYTVPKGTTVIVLQYCVHRRPDIYPNPTTFDPDNFLPERMANRHYYAFIPFSAGPRSCVGRKYAMLKLKVLLSTIVRNYIIHSTDTEADFKLQADIILKLENGFNISLEKRKYPTVA, from the coding sequence ATGACACTGGAAACGGTGCAACAGGCAGCTACTGCAGCTGGTGCTGCTAGCAGTGGAGTCCTTGGATTGGGACCAATACTAACCACACTGGTGGGCGTGGTTGTGGCCGCAACCTTATACGAATATTGGCATAGAAATAGTCGGGAATATCGCATGGTTAGCAATATACCAAGTCCGCCGGGATTACCGCTGTTGGGTCAGGCCCATTTGGCTGCTGGTCTCAGTAATGCCGAGATCATGTCCGTTGGCATGGGCTATCTCAATAAATATGGTGAGACAGTCAAGGCATGGCTGGGACATGTGCTGCTCGTCTTTCTGACCAATCCCAATGACATTGAGCTCATACTGAGCGGACATCAGCACTTGACTAAGGCCGAGGAATATCGTTACTTTAAACCCTGGTTCGGTGACGGTCTGCTTATCAGTAATGGCCATCATTGGCGTCATCATCGCAAGATGATTGCCCCGACTTTCCATCAGAGCATTTTGAAGAGTTTTGTGCCCACATTTGTCGATCACTCAAAGAATGTGGTCGCTCGCATGGATACGGAGGCGGGCAAATCGTTCGATGTCCATGATTATATGTCACAGACCACTGTCGATATTTTGCTATCAACGGCCATGGGTGTTAAGAAGCTGCCCGAGGGCAATAAGAGCTTTGAGTATGCCCAGGCTGTGGTCGATATGTGCGATATCATACATAAGCGTCAGATTAAGTTGCTCTATCGGTTGGATTCCATTTACAAGTTCACCAAATTGCGCGAGAAGGGTGACAAGATGATGAACATCATTCTGGGCATGACCAGCAAGGTGGTTAAGGATCGTAAAGAGAATTTCCAGGCCGATACACGTGCCATCATTGAGGAGGAGCTAACCAAACCGGCGGCAACCAGTCCCTCAGCCAAGAAGGAGGGTTTGCGCGATGATTTGGATGACATCGATGAGAACGATGTGGGTGCCAAGCGTCGTTTGGCTCTGCTCGATGCCATGGTGGAAATGGCCAAGAATCCCGATATCGAATGGAACGAAAAGGATATCATCGATGAGGTGAACACAATTATGTTCGAGGGACATGATACCACATCGGCTGGTTCCAGTTTTGCCCTCTGCATGATGGGCATCCATAAGCACATCCAGGAGCGTGTCTTTGCCGAACAGAAGGCCATCTTTGGTGATAATATGCAACGTGATTGCACATTTGCCGATGCCATGGAAATGAAATATCTGGAGCGTGTGATTCTCGAGACATTGCGTTTGTATCCACCAGTACCGTTGATTGCTCGTCGTCTGGATCATGATCTGAAATTGGCCAGCGGCCCGTACACTGTACCCAAGGGCACCACCGTCATCGTTCTGCAATATTGTGTGCATCGTCGTCCTGATATCTACCCGAATCCCACTACCTTCGATCCTGATAACTTCCTGCCCGAACGCATGGCCAATAGGCATTATTATGCCTTCATTCCGTTCAGTGCCGGGCCACGTAGTTGTGTGGGTCGTAAATACGCCATGCTCAAGCTGAAGGTTCTCCTCTCAACGATTGTGCGTAATTATATTATCCATTCCACCGATACGGAGGCGGACTTTAAGCTGCAAGCCGATATTATATTGAAATTGGAGA
- the LOC6648421 gene encoding exportin-6 isoform X1 has protein sequence MHAASMTAVEVLLHEFYQPTTSNARKREIETNLLAFKSQPEAWQLCLRVATASNSFMENQFLWFFSTSTLEHTITRRWSQLTAADRTLLRETLWNTYAQLPALTAARRHRDTLAQLIALMGKREFPEQDPNYMKHCMEFTKTRFALGINLLRVTSEEVVSNRGDLTTEWKQYFYSCISMCIPDVMDLVTKYLLIAVCHINGKDIQATIPSTLMDISLASSLPNDNQLSSSILELLACVQHLVSWIRTELISEYFLMSILDLSQWRPGHEPISLASLSVLNEMLYLQKPLPYAGTLMSGVSSLLEQHNGNKQQSEMYSDKFRELLRLYTTKYAAKLMQEPELLETFLNLLYGCTTELHGALDFTEKLDIWTPIIKGIAQQPGKMTRYNQVLTQLVNEIMRRTQFEANKAELEVLDNEIMEDDQSPTTEWQQFLDQCFECLALLASTRGAHIVFAQVFAHWSRPQMYLMSLDNALDHRSAARKHKLANIGEILRDFATVCQAVVRLAPLMDTSAAAAAAIGSGVADEMECQLQMLSDSLLQTLQLLASNRIGGSEMDKANFQTDLDNLYAQVLLAIRSIFPLSKAMGSEELLHRLFVILGSIFACNNSLSAASPIVQQAASELLLFISTVIRPKCLLEIPQIQSLLQAGSRLGTQLPRQVCINVHISLVSYMVLPWKCVPEQQQDYQRRLWMLREYIDGLAQNFLELDLNLTGESKVTATTLSLLGTLTALIEYFNGCGGNAKDMLASTFKPILTKALMIFNSYGLNSIAMAITVAEFSLSMLRTLPTHLGAQFIKEMITLFINVSSREQLTLSRLAVMEKVLQMFKLIVEQPGSTSLALLPSILDFSTQQILPLLQQQNAATDSSEITSLLYALFDSVLTCKWQFFYKNQLQSNGHASAAGTAAAAATNTTNFNCSDNLHPGLFMAILNAYGQMLVSGTDPSNVRNVLFSMQNVNERSRLYQRALFKEQLLASFQRALLNLLLSGEGALHFDMIAQALFAMGQVDHRQLLESLTQASLPVQQTTLEDICQTSDIPTFTQKLTQLMQDAHCVHLNETT, from the exons ATG CATGCCGCATCGATGACAGCGGTGGAGGTGCTGCTGCACGAATTTTATCAACCGACGACGAGCAATGCACGCAAACGTGAAATCGAGACTAATCTGCTGGCCTTCAAGTCACAGCCGGAGGCGTGGCAGCTGTGTCTGCGTGTGGCAACGGCCAGCAATAGTTTCATGGAGAATCAGTTCCTTTGGTTCTTCAGCACATCGACACTGGAGCATACAATAACACGTCGATGGAGTCAATTAACAGCAGCGGATCGTACATTATTACGGGAAACATTATGGAATACATATGCCCAGTTGCCGGCATTGACAGCGGCTCGACGACATCGGGATACGCTGGCCCAGCTGATTGCCCTAATGGGTAAACGTGAATTTCCCGAACAGGATCCAAATTATATGAAACATTGCATGGAATTTACCAAAACACGTTTCGCCCTGGGCATCAATCTGTTGCGTGTTACATCCGAGGAAGTGGTTAGCAATCGTGGAGATTTGACCACCGAATGgaaacaatatttttattcatg CATTTCCATGTGTATACCCGATGTTATGGATCTGGTCACCAAATATCTACTTATCGCTGTTTGTCACATCAATGGCAAGGACATACAAGCGACCATACCAAGCACCCTCATGGATATTAGTCTAGCCTCATCACTGCCAAATGACAATCAATTAAG TTCCTCTATATTGGAGTTGCTGGCCTGTGTACAGCATTTGGTCTCCTGGATACGCACTGAACTGATCTCGGAATATTTCTTAATGAGCATACTAGATCTATCACAATGGCGTCCTGGCCATGAGCCCATCTCATTGGCCTCGCTCTCTGTGCTGAATGAAATGTTATATTTACAAAAACCATTGCCATATGCTGGCACACTAATGAGTGGCGTTAGTAGCCTCCTGGAGCAACATAATGGCAATAAGCAGCAGAGCGAAATGTATAGCGATAAATTTCGTGAACTTTTGCGTctatatacaacaaaatatgCTGCAAAATTAATGCAGGAACCAGAATTATTAGAAACTTTTTTGAATTTACTATACGGTTGCACCACAGAAT tGCACGGCGCCTTGGACTTTACGGAGAAATTGGACATTTGGACACCAATTATAAAGGGTATTGCGCAGCAGCCGGGTAAAATGACACGTTATAATCAAGTGCTTACACAGTTGGTGAATGAGATAATGCGTCGCACTCAGTTTGAGGCCAATAAGGCCGAATTGGAGGTACTAGACAACGAGATCATGGAAGATGAT CAGAGCCCCACCACAGaatggcaacaatttttgGATCAATGTTTCGAATGTTTGGCCCTTTTGGCTAGCACTCGCGGTGCTCATATCGTTTTTGCACAAGTCTTTGCCCATTGGTCGCGTCCACAGATGTATTTGATGTCATTGGATAATGCACTTGATCATCGTTCAGCGGCACGTAAACATAAATTGGCAAATATTGGTGAAATATTACGTGATTTTGCCACAGTTTGTCAGGCTGTTGTCCGTCTGGCACCATTAATGGACACCTctgcggcggcggcggcggcaatTGGTTCTGGTGTGGCCGATGAAATGGAATGCCAATTGCAAATGTTATCCGATAGTTTGCTACAAACATTACAATTGCTGGCCAGTAATCGAATTGGAGGCAGTGAAATGGACAAGGCCAACTTTCAGACTGATTTAGATAACCT ctACGCTCAAGTTCTGCTGGCCATACGCAGCATATTCCCACTGTCCAAGGCCATGGGCAGTGAGGAGTTATTGCATCGCCTTTTTGTCATATTGGGCAGCATCTTTGCCTGCAACAATTCATTATCAGCCGCCTCGCCGATTGTCCAGCAGGCGGCTAGCGAATTGTTATTATTCATCTCAACTGTGATACGGCCAAAATGCCTGCTGGAGATACCACAAATACAGAGCCTCTTGCAGGCTGGCTCACGACTGGGCACACAGCTGCCCCGTCAGGTGTGCATTAATGTGCATATCAGTCTAGTTAGCTATATGGTATTACCATGGAAGTGTGTACCCGAACAGCAGCAGGATTATCAGCGTCGTCTTTGGATGTTGCGTGAATATATCGATGGTTTGGCTCAAAATTTCCTGGAATTGGACCTAAATCTAACCGGTGAGAGTAAGGTGACGGCCACAACATTAAGTCTATTGGGCACATTAACGGCTCTAATTGAATACTTTAATGGTTGCGGTGGCAATGCCAAGGATATGCTGGCCAGCACATTTAAG CCCATATTAACAAAGGCTTTGATGATCTTTAATAGCTATGGCCTAAATAGCATTGCCATGGCCATAACTGTGGCTGAATTTAGTTTGAGCATGTTGCGTACATTGCCAACACATTTGGGAGCTCAATTTATAAAGGAGATGATTACTTTGTTTATCAATGTTAGCAGCAG AGAACAACTGACTTTAAGCCGTTTGGCTGTGATGGAAAAAGTTTTACAAATGTTTAAACTAATTGTCGAACAACCGGGCAGCACATCATTAGCCCTATTGCCATCTATTTTGGATTTTAGCACTCAACAGATATTGCCAttattacaacaacaaaatgcagCCACCGATAGCAGTGAGATAACCAGTTTGCTCTATGCCTTATTCGATAG TGTGCTCACTTGCAAGTggcaatttttctataaaaatcaattacaATCGAATGGCCATGCCAGTGCCGCcggaacagcagcagcagcagcaacaaatacaacaaatttcaattgtaGTGATAATCTGCATCCGGGTCTATTTATGGCCATATTGAATGCATATGGACAAATGCTTGTCAGCGGCACTGATCCCAGTAATGTGCGTAATGTTCTGTTTTCGATGCAAAATGTTAACGAACGGAGTCGCCTCTATCAGCGGGCATTGTTTAAGGAACAACTTTTGGCCTCATTTCAACGGGCATTGCTCAATTTACTGCTTAGCGGTGAGGGGGCATTGCATTTTGATATGATTGCCCAGGCATTATTTGCCATGGGTCAGGTGGATCATAGGCAGCTATTGGAGAGTTTAACCCAAGCCTCGCTGCCAGTGCAACAGACAACACTCGAGGATATCTGCCAGACAAGT GACATTCCAACGTTTACGCAGAAACTCACACAGCTAATGCAGGATGCTCATTGTGTGCATCTTAATGAGACAACGTAG
- the LOC6648419 gene encoding EF-hand calcium-binding domain-containing protein 1, translating into MVSHGKTGGSKGRSPTPTPNRDNGGGAVGGGGGGGGGTGAQTATAGNNLARSTLHANKTILKTVSVFLASGKRNSNNQSKTAATALQNKRQLRQRKMEELSGKINPKLLDNLRKKTRFTKDELDALCRIYRKLVSNCQYAAKTLASSSSSAAIAKPHAAVEGIDRIVFRELLHSTFDIVTEEILMERIFCSWDKAHEGLPLRLEGWLIGLSTFLRGTATERAAFCFRVYDLNTDGFITKDEMFTLLRNCLIKQPQDEDPDEGVKDLVEIVLKKFDIDKDGKVSLEDFMATVTAEPLLIEAFGQCLPTDSAVVSFFSTLQV; encoded by the exons ATGGTTAGTCATG GTAAAACCGGCGGCTCAAAGGGTCGTTCGCCAACACCGACACCCAATCGTGATAATGGAGGTGGAGCAgttggcggcggcggtggcggtggaGGTGGAACCGGTGCACAAACAGCAACAGCCGGCAACAACCTTGCCAGATCCACTCTGCATGCGAACAAAACCATATTGAAAACAGTTTCCGTATTCCTTGCTAGCGGCAAACGTAACTCGAACAACCAGTCGAAGACCGCCGCGACTGCCCTGCAGAACAAACGGCAACTGCGGCAAAGGAAAATGGAAGAGCTCAGTGGCAAAATCAATCCCAAGCTACTGGACAATTTGCGTAAAAAGACGCGTTTTACCAA GGATGAGTTAGATGCCCTTTGTCGCATCTATCGTAAATTGGTATCCAATTGTCAATATGCGGCCAAAACGTTGGCCTCCAGCTCATCGAGTGCTGCCATTGCCAAGCCCCATGCAGCTGTCGAG GGCATCGATCGCATTGTATTCCGTGAACTATTGCATAGCACTTTTGATATTGTTACCGAGGAGATACTAATGGAACGGATATTCTGCAGCTGGGACAAGGCCCATGAGGGTTTGCCGCTGCGTTTGGAGGGCTGGCTAATTGGTCTATCCACGTTTTTGCGTGGCACCGCCACAGAACGGGCTGCATTTTGTTTTCGGGTATATGATTTGAACACCGATGGATTCATTACCAAGGATGAGATGTTTACATTGCTGCGCAATTGTCTGATTAAGCAGCCGCAGGACGAAGATCCCGATGAGGGTGTCAAGGATTTAGTGGAAATTGTCTTGAAGAAATTCGACATAGACAAAGATGGCAAG GTTTCATTGGAGGATTTCATGGCCACTGTGACGGCTGAACCATTGCTCATTGAGGCATTCGGACAGTGCCTGCCCACAGATAGTGCTGTCGTCTCATTTTTCTCTACGCTCCAAGTTTAA
- the LOC6648421 gene encoding exportin-6 isoform X2, translated as MHAASMTAVEVLLHEFYQPTTSNARKREIETNLLAFKSQPEAWQLCLRVATASNSFMENQFLWFFSTSTLEHTITRRWSQLTAADRTLLRETLWNTYAQLPALTAARRHRDTLAQLIALMGKREFPEQDPNYMKHCMEFTKTRFALGINLLRVTSEEVVSNRGDLTTEWKQYFYSCISMCIPDVMDLVTKYLLIAVCHINGKDIQATIPSTLMDISLASSLPNDNQLSSSILELLACVQHLVSWIRTELISEYFLMSILDLSQWRPGHEPISLASLSVLNEMLYLQKPLPYAGTLMSGVSSLLEQHNGNKQQSEMYSDKFRELLRLYTTKYAAKLMQEPELLETFLNLLYGCTTELHGALDFTEKLDIWTPIIKGIAQQPGKMTRYNQVLTQLVNEIMRRTQFEANKAELEVLDNEIMEDDSPTTEWQQFLDQCFECLALLASTRGAHIVFAQVFAHWSRPQMYLMSLDNALDHRSAARKHKLANIGEILRDFATVCQAVVRLAPLMDTSAAAAAAIGSGVADEMECQLQMLSDSLLQTLQLLASNRIGGSEMDKANFQTDLDNLYAQVLLAIRSIFPLSKAMGSEELLHRLFVILGSIFACNNSLSAASPIVQQAASELLLFISTVIRPKCLLEIPQIQSLLQAGSRLGTQLPRQVCINVHISLVSYMVLPWKCVPEQQQDYQRRLWMLREYIDGLAQNFLELDLNLTGESKVTATTLSLLGTLTALIEYFNGCGGNAKDMLASTFKPILTKALMIFNSYGLNSIAMAITVAEFSLSMLRTLPTHLGAQFIKEMITLFINVSSREQLTLSRLAVMEKVLQMFKLIVEQPGSTSLALLPSILDFSTQQILPLLQQQNAATDSSEITSLLYALFDSVLTCKWQFFYKNQLQSNGHASAAGTAAAAATNTTNFNCSDNLHPGLFMAILNAYGQMLVSGTDPSNVRNVLFSMQNVNERSRLYQRALFKEQLLASFQRALLNLLLSGEGALHFDMIAQALFAMGQVDHRQLLESLTQASLPVQQTTLEDICQTSDIPTFTQKLTQLMQDAHCVHLNETT; from the exons ATG CATGCCGCATCGATGACAGCGGTGGAGGTGCTGCTGCACGAATTTTATCAACCGACGACGAGCAATGCACGCAAACGTGAAATCGAGACTAATCTGCTGGCCTTCAAGTCACAGCCGGAGGCGTGGCAGCTGTGTCTGCGTGTGGCAACGGCCAGCAATAGTTTCATGGAGAATCAGTTCCTTTGGTTCTTCAGCACATCGACACTGGAGCATACAATAACACGTCGATGGAGTCAATTAACAGCAGCGGATCGTACATTATTACGGGAAACATTATGGAATACATATGCCCAGTTGCCGGCATTGACAGCGGCTCGACGACATCGGGATACGCTGGCCCAGCTGATTGCCCTAATGGGTAAACGTGAATTTCCCGAACAGGATCCAAATTATATGAAACATTGCATGGAATTTACCAAAACACGTTTCGCCCTGGGCATCAATCTGTTGCGTGTTACATCCGAGGAAGTGGTTAGCAATCGTGGAGATTTGACCACCGAATGgaaacaatatttttattcatg CATTTCCATGTGTATACCCGATGTTATGGATCTGGTCACCAAATATCTACTTATCGCTGTTTGTCACATCAATGGCAAGGACATACAAGCGACCATACCAAGCACCCTCATGGATATTAGTCTAGCCTCATCACTGCCAAATGACAATCAATTAAG TTCCTCTATATTGGAGTTGCTGGCCTGTGTACAGCATTTGGTCTCCTGGATACGCACTGAACTGATCTCGGAATATTTCTTAATGAGCATACTAGATCTATCACAATGGCGTCCTGGCCATGAGCCCATCTCATTGGCCTCGCTCTCTGTGCTGAATGAAATGTTATATTTACAAAAACCATTGCCATATGCTGGCACACTAATGAGTGGCGTTAGTAGCCTCCTGGAGCAACATAATGGCAATAAGCAGCAGAGCGAAATGTATAGCGATAAATTTCGTGAACTTTTGCGTctatatacaacaaaatatgCTGCAAAATTAATGCAGGAACCAGAATTATTAGAAACTTTTTTGAATTTACTATACGGTTGCACCACAGAAT tGCACGGCGCCTTGGACTTTACGGAGAAATTGGACATTTGGACACCAATTATAAAGGGTATTGCGCAGCAGCCGGGTAAAATGACACGTTATAATCAAGTGCTTACACAGTTGGTGAATGAGATAATGCGTCGCACTCAGTTTGAGGCCAATAAGGCCGAATTGGAGGTACTAGACAACGAGATCATGGAAGATGAT AGCCCCACCACAGaatggcaacaatttttgGATCAATGTTTCGAATGTTTGGCCCTTTTGGCTAGCACTCGCGGTGCTCATATCGTTTTTGCACAAGTCTTTGCCCATTGGTCGCGTCCACAGATGTATTTGATGTCATTGGATAATGCACTTGATCATCGTTCAGCGGCACGTAAACATAAATTGGCAAATATTGGTGAAATATTACGTGATTTTGCCACAGTTTGTCAGGCTGTTGTCCGTCTGGCACCATTAATGGACACCTctgcggcggcggcggcggcaatTGGTTCTGGTGTGGCCGATGAAATGGAATGCCAATTGCAAATGTTATCCGATAGTTTGCTACAAACATTACAATTGCTGGCCAGTAATCGAATTGGAGGCAGTGAAATGGACAAGGCCAACTTTCAGACTGATTTAGATAACCT ctACGCTCAAGTTCTGCTGGCCATACGCAGCATATTCCCACTGTCCAAGGCCATGGGCAGTGAGGAGTTATTGCATCGCCTTTTTGTCATATTGGGCAGCATCTTTGCCTGCAACAATTCATTATCAGCCGCCTCGCCGATTGTCCAGCAGGCGGCTAGCGAATTGTTATTATTCATCTCAACTGTGATACGGCCAAAATGCCTGCTGGAGATACCACAAATACAGAGCCTCTTGCAGGCTGGCTCACGACTGGGCACACAGCTGCCCCGTCAGGTGTGCATTAATGTGCATATCAGTCTAGTTAGCTATATGGTATTACCATGGAAGTGTGTACCCGAACAGCAGCAGGATTATCAGCGTCGTCTTTGGATGTTGCGTGAATATATCGATGGTTTGGCTCAAAATTTCCTGGAATTGGACCTAAATCTAACCGGTGAGAGTAAGGTGACGGCCACAACATTAAGTCTATTGGGCACATTAACGGCTCTAATTGAATACTTTAATGGTTGCGGTGGCAATGCCAAGGATATGCTGGCCAGCACATTTAAG CCCATATTAACAAAGGCTTTGATGATCTTTAATAGCTATGGCCTAAATAGCATTGCCATGGCCATAACTGTGGCTGAATTTAGTTTGAGCATGTTGCGTACATTGCCAACACATTTGGGAGCTCAATTTATAAAGGAGATGATTACTTTGTTTATCAATGTTAGCAGCAG AGAACAACTGACTTTAAGCCGTTTGGCTGTGATGGAAAAAGTTTTACAAATGTTTAAACTAATTGTCGAACAACCGGGCAGCACATCATTAGCCCTATTGCCATCTATTTTGGATTTTAGCACTCAACAGATATTGCCAttattacaacaacaaaatgcagCCACCGATAGCAGTGAGATAACCAGTTTGCTCTATGCCTTATTCGATAG TGTGCTCACTTGCAAGTggcaatttttctataaaaatcaattacaATCGAATGGCCATGCCAGTGCCGCcggaacagcagcagcagcagcaacaaatacaacaaatttcaattgtaGTGATAATCTGCATCCGGGTCTATTTATGGCCATATTGAATGCATATGGACAAATGCTTGTCAGCGGCACTGATCCCAGTAATGTGCGTAATGTTCTGTTTTCGATGCAAAATGTTAACGAACGGAGTCGCCTCTATCAGCGGGCATTGTTTAAGGAACAACTTTTGGCCTCATTTCAACGGGCATTGCTCAATTTACTGCTTAGCGGTGAGGGGGCATTGCATTTTGATATGATTGCCCAGGCATTATTTGCCATGGGTCAGGTGGATCATAGGCAGCTATTGGAGAGTTTAACCCAAGCCTCGCTGCCAGTGCAACAGACAACACTCGAGGATATCTGCCAGACAAGT GACATTCCAACGTTTACGCAGAAACTCACACAGCTAATGCAGGATGCTCATTGTGTGCATCTTAATGAGACAACGTAG